A window of the Mesotoga prima MesG1.Ag.4.2 genome harbors these coding sequences:
- a CDS encoding carbohydrate ABC transporter permease: protein MVDLEQIPVKPIKRKTTLKDVWKGRSGYLFILPHFALFAIFFLVPVGWGMYLSMFKYNVFSQTFVWFDNYKRILSDWLFLKSLKNTFIYTFGVVPLWLGKALLVTVLIYPFRKSIQTFFKAAFYLPHVTSTVIVSMIWLWVFNPNFGLLNYFMSLLGLEPVVWLGRSLTAMPSLIMMQVIMGGGSTIVLLSAAMASIPEYYFEAATLEGASSWAIFRKITLPLLKPTILYSLVMGTIANFQTFSNIYIMTSGGPEFSTTTVAYLIYETAFKNYNLGLASAMSMVMFAILVVLGIIQFKWLGSNVEY, encoded by the coding sequence TAAAACGAAAGACTACGTTGAAAGACGTGTGGAAGGGCAGATCGGGATATCTCTTCATACTTCCGCACTTTGCCCTCTTTGCGATATTCTTCCTTGTACCGGTTGGTTGGGGGATGTACCTGAGTATGTTTAAGTACAATGTCTTTTCTCAGACATTTGTCTGGTTCGACAACTACAAACGTATTCTCAGCGACTGGCTGTTTCTAAAATCCCTGAAAAACACCTTTATATACACTTTTGGAGTGGTTCCACTGTGGTTAGGAAAGGCCTTGCTTGTCACGGTTCTCATTTACCCGTTTAGAAAGAGCATCCAAACATTTTTCAAAGCAGCCTTTTATCTACCCCACGTCACTTCTACGGTCATTGTTTCCATGATTTGGCTTTGGGTTTTCAATCCTAACTTCGGACTACTCAACTATTTTATGTCTTTGCTCGGTCTGGAACCAGTAGTATGGCTTGGAAGGTCCTTGACGGCAATGCCGTCCCTAATAATGATGCAGGTCATCATGGGTGGGGGTTCGACAATAGTGCTCCTCTCTGCGGCCATGGCATCGATACCAGAGTATTATTTTGAAGCTGCAACGCTTGAAGGGGCCAGTTCCTGGGCGATCTTCAGAAAGATTACCTTACCTCTCTTGAAACCGACTATTCTCTACTCTCTCGTAATGGGTACAATAGCGAATTTCCAGACCTTCTCGAACATATACATTATGACGAGTGGCGGACCGGAATTCTCCACCACGACCGTTGCCTATTTGATTTACGAGACCGCCTTTAAGAACTATAATCTCGGCCTTGCTTCTGCAATGTCGATGGTTATGTTTGCGATACTGGTAGTTCTTGGAATAATCCAGTTCAAGTGGCTCGGCTCAAATGTGGAGTATTGA
- a CDS encoding carbohydrate ABC transporter permease translates to MKAKTKTNIKKIISLVILAVLASLAFIPLYWMVATAFTQPSLTMKFPPDIIPKNPTLQNFKDLFERKIIFRWTLNSFIVAGTVTLAQIFVCAMAGYALAKKKFPGSKVIFSIYIASMMIPTQVTLVPLYILISKMGMVDTYQALILPAIAAPFGVFLMRQFMVSVPTEIIEAARIDGASEFKTFAKIIVPISKPAMAVLGIFTFMGQWNSFLWPLIVTNTSEMRTLQAGLSLLQEQVPMQYSYLMASATYSAIPMIIVFLAFQKYFLKGITVGAIK, encoded by the coding sequence GTGAAAGCGAAGACTAAGACTAACATAAAAAAGATAATTTCGCTGGTTATTTTGGCGGTGCTTGCATCACTTGCCTTCATTCCACTTTACTGGATGGTTGCAACGGCTTTTACGCAACCTTCACTGACTATGAAGTTTCCACCAGATATCATCCCTAAGAATCCAACTCTTCAGAATTTCAAGGATCTCTTCGAGAGAAAAATAATTTTTAGATGGACTCTAAATAGTTTTATTGTTGCCGGAACGGTTACTCTTGCTCAGATTTTCGTCTGTGCAATGGCAGGCTACGCTCTCGCGAAGAAGAAATTCCCTGGAAGCAAGGTGATATTCTCGATATATATCGCATCGATGATGATACCAACCCAGGTAACCCTTGTGCCCCTGTACATCTTGATATCGAAAATGGGGATGGTGGACACTTATCAGGCGCTGATTCTGCCCGCTATTGCCGCGCCTTTTGGAGTCTTCCTTATGAGACAGTTCATGGTATCTGTACCCACAGAGATTATCGAAGCGGCAAGAATTGACGGCGCAAGCGAGTTCAAAACCTTTGCGAAGATCATTGTCCCGATTTCTAAACCGGCTATGGCTGTTCTAGGAATATTCACATTCATGGGACAGTGGAACAGCTTCTTGTGGCCACTTATAGTTACGAACACCTCCGAGATGCGAACCCTTCAGGCCGGTCTTTCTCTTCTCCAGGAGCAGGTACCGATGCAGTATTCATACCTTATGGCAAGCGCTACATACTCGGCCATACCGATGATCATAGTTTTCCTTGCCTTCCAAAAGTATTTCTTGAAAGGGATAACGGTAGGAGCGATAAAGTGA
- a CDS encoding SH3 domain-containing protein: MEKYIATPEGVLPEKQESDYWCRRMENPDAVWMLKDEIESFNSAIILRAREAGKLEFACSLEDCPSSVPFEEVRRSINDTIPETFFQRSLLTSEGDKVPAEIRNDIIDNATAILNQDMAVRFGLVTQRTNLRVLPTDLISCDEYIDNDMLQLTAVSIGTPFALLARSRDMSWLFVQTPFYRGWIKANDTATAKKRGAVMSFMKASPFLLATGNRVEIEPDPFAINSLGLILQMGDRLPLEKPTENENLHAQGPFSCFTVSVPYRDRLGLLGFRKALVRMSEDVRIGDLDLTGRAILDQAFKMLGERYGWGDLYNRRDCSRFVRDIYASFGIFLPRDAWAQERFGSSNKVVFEGDAEHRKSQLSSLRPGNPLYMPGHTLIYLGEENGSFFAIHDGAGYRDSKGKKVSVHGVFVVDLSVRTMNSDKSYLEQLTTALRIDSA; the protein is encoded by the coding sequence ATGGAAAAGTATATTGCGACACCTGAAGGAGTGTTACCAGAAAAGCAAGAGTCTGATTACTGGTGTAGAAGAATGGAAAACCCGGACGCAGTTTGGATGTTGAAGGACGAGATAGAATCCTTCAACAGCGCAATAATTCTACGAGCTAGAGAGGCCGGGAAATTAGAATTTGCTTGCAGTTTGGAAGACTGTCCATCTTCGGTTCCTTTCGAGGAAGTTAGGAGATCGATTAACGATACGATTCCCGAAACCTTCTTCCAAAGATCTCTTCTCACCTCGGAAGGAGACAAAGTTCCGGCCGAGATTCGAAACGACATCATTGATAATGCAACCGCTATCTTAAATCAGGATATGGCCGTGAGATTCGGTTTGGTGACTCAGAGAACGAATCTCAGGGTTCTCCCAACCGATCTTATTTCGTGTGATGAGTACATAGATAACGATATGCTCCAGTTAACGGCCGTGAGTATCGGGACTCCATTTGCACTCCTTGCCCGAAGCAGGGATATGTCATGGCTCTTTGTTCAGACTCCCTTTTACAGGGGATGGATCAAGGCAAACGATACAGCAACAGCCAAGAAAAGAGGAGCTGTTATGTCCTTCATGAAAGCTTCTCCATTCCTCCTCGCAACGGGCAACAGGGTGGAGATCGAACCAGATCCCTTTGCTATAAACTCTCTCGGGCTCATTCTGCAGATGGGTGACAGGCTGCCTCTTGAGAAGCCTACGGAGAACGAAAACCTTCATGCTCAGGGTCCATTCTCCTGTTTCACTGTTTCAGTTCCGTACAGAGACAGGCTCGGTTTGCTCGGCTTTAGGAAAGCACTCGTTAGAATGAGCGAAGACGTCCGAATTGGCGATCTAGATTTAACAGGAAGAGCAATCCTGGATCAGGCCTTCAAAATGCTCGGAGAGAGATATGGCTGGGGTGACCTCTATAACAGGAGGGATTGTTCGAGATTCGTTCGAGACATCTATGCAAGCTTCGGAATCTTTTTACCGCGAGATGCCTGGGCGCAGGAACGGTTTGGATCAAGCAACAAAGTAGTCTTCGAGGGCGATGCTGAACATAGAAAGTCTCAGTTGTCCTCTTTGAGGCCGGGTAATCCTTTGTATATGCCTGGACATACTCTGATCTACCTCGGGGAGGAGAATGGAAGTTTCTTTGCGATTCATGACGGGGCGGGCTACCGGGATTCAAAGGGCAAAAAGGTTTCCGTGCACGGTGTCTTTGTGGTCGATCTATCGGTCCGAACTATGAACAGCGATAAGAGCTATCTGGAGCAGCTTACGACGGCGCTAAGAATCGATTCCGCCTGA
- a CDS encoding CYTH domain-containing protein, which produces MLEIERKFLFKTKIPEEVIEEATRHLLIVQWYLNPPDRRRIRISVDESDIYVVQTLKSGSGLIREEIEKRVDLSLIIQMRKELRVSRAVMKSRHVYKRNEIEGVVDWYFLPRIGYVLEVETSDPETVLPDPWNYWPLPRDSFEEVTENRSYTARSISVSINSIAGIIPERIESISDHQISEFRRLLQPIYGDSGGIDS; this is translated from the coding sequence TTGCTCGAAATCGAAAGGAAGTTTCTTTTCAAAACGAAGATTCCGGAAGAGGTAATAGAAGAGGCCACAAGGCATCTGCTGATAGTTCAGTGGTACCTCAACCCTCCTGATAGGCGTCGGATAAGGATCAGTGTCGATGAATCAGATATTTATGTGGTTCAGACCTTGAAATCGGGATCAGGCCTCATCAGGGAAGAGATCGAGAAAAGAGTCGATCTTTCACTGATAATTCAAATGAGAAAGGAACTGAGGGTCTCAAGGGCCGTTATGAAGTCGAGGCATGTTTACAAGAGAAATGAAATTGAAGGTGTCGTCGACTGGTATTTTCTACCGCGTATCGGTTACGTTCTCGAAGTTGAAACCTCTGATCCGGAAACAGTACTGCCCGATCCCTGGAACTACTGGCCGCTTCCCCGTGACTCTTTTGAAGAAGTTACCGAAAATCGGTCATATACTGCGAGATCGATCTCTGTATCAATCAACAGCATAGCGGGAATAATCCCGGAGAGAATCGAATCGATCTCCGATCACCAGATCAGCGAGTTCCGTAGACTTCTTCAGCCAATTTATGGAGATTCAGGCGGAATCGATTCTTAG
- a CDS encoding DUF1292 domain-containing protein: MEEKKELEFHVSEECNDPNCDHDHDLVSDVDRFTVTDEDGSEHHFTVIAEFENNDNTYWVVEEFFEEDDEEADEEEDDASEDEEEEGYIVFRVEYDENENPYLYSVEDEEFEEVSKAWNKLVEEMIAEDDEEEE; this comes from the coding sequence ATGGAAGAGAAAAAGGAACTTGAATTTCACGTTTCTGAAGAATGCAACGATCCAAACTGCGATCACGACCACGATCTAGTTAGTGATGTAGACAGATTTACAGTCACGGACGAAGACGGAAGTGAACACCACTTCACTGTAATAGCTGAATTCGAGAACAACGACAATACTTACTGGGTAGTTGAGGAGTTTTTCGAGGAGGACGACGAGGAAGCCGATGAAGAGGAAGATGACGCTTCCGAAGATGAAGAAGAGGAAGGTTATATAGTTTTCAGGGTCGAGTACGACGAGAACGAAAACCCTTACCTTTACTCCGTCGAAGACGAGGAGTTTGAAGAGGTTTCCAAAGCCTGGAACAAACTCGTCGAAGAGATGATAGCAGAGGATGACGAAGAAGAAGAATAG
- a CDS encoding 5'-methylthioadenosine/S-adenosylhomocysteine nucleosidase: MILALGVFLPEVKPVMDSMLVLESGEILGRHFCRGVIGNNEVVACGGFVGKVESSMLTQRLIDRFNPRLAVLSSCAAGIDESVQIGDVVVGTEFEEYDTIFPLSEGKMVMKAPDTLLMRFLKIYFKAGKFGKILSGDGVVASASVRDEIHSFHGGIALDMDSAPFAKTAYENKCSYLVIKTILDMADENSKRDFDRHFSELAGRSSELLVEIMKNHYIDRE, from the coding sequence ATGATTCTTGCTCTCGGCGTCTTTCTTCCAGAAGTAAAACCTGTAATGGACAGTATGCTCGTGCTGGAGTCAGGAGAGATACTTGGCAGACACTTTTGCAGAGGAGTTATTGGTAACAATGAAGTCGTTGCCTGTGGTGGTTTCGTTGGAAAGGTCGAGTCTTCGATGCTCACTCAGAGATTGATTGATCGCTTCAATCCTAGGTTGGCCGTTCTCTCTTCATGCGCGGCCGGAATCGATGAATCAGTGCAGATAGGCGATGTTGTTGTAGGTACCGAGTTCGAGGAATATGACACAATCTTCCCTCTTAGCGAAGGTAAGATGGTAATGAAAGCGCCCGACACGCTTCTTATGAGGTTCCTCAAGATCTACTTCAAGGCAGGAAAATTCGGGAAAATCCTTTCGGGTGACGGAGTAGTCGCAAGTGCCTCGGTTAGAGACGAAATACACTCTTTCCATGGAGGTATAGCCCTTGATATGGATTCTGCGCCGTTCGCAAAGACCGCTTACGAGAATAAATGTAGTTATCTTGTAATAAAAACAATTCTAGATATGGCAGATGAGAATTCAAAGAGGGATTTCGATAGGCATTTCTCTGAACTTGCGGGAAGGTCATCTGAACTACTAGTCGAAATAATGAAGAATCACTATATAGACAGGGAGTGA
- a CDS encoding histidine triad nucleotide-binding protein, which translates to MDCIFCKIASGEIKSSFVGENDWFVAFDDINPVAPTHVLVVPRKHVKSLEELAKYDTECMRSFFELVEQIVELKGIKTSGYRLIVNQGSDSGQEVEHLHFHILGGRKLGRLG; encoded by the coding sequence GTGGACTGCATATTTTGCAAGATTGCCAGTGGAGAAATCAAGAGTAGTTTCGTGGGGGAAAATGACTGGTTTGTTGCCTTTGACGACATAAATCCCGTTGCTCCCACTCATGTTCTGGTGGTGCCTCGCAAACATGTGAAGAGTCTTGAAGAGCTGGCAAAGTATGACACAGAATGCATGAGAAGCTTTTTTGAGCTCGTAGAACAGATAGTCGAACTGAAGGGCATAAAGACGAGCGGTTACAGGCTAATCGTCAACCAGGGCAGTGATTCCGGACAGGAAGTAGAGCATCTTCACTTTCACATACTCGGAGGAAGAAAGCTGGGAAGACTTGGATGA
- a CDS encoding class I SAM-dependent methyltransferase: MKEDFQHYYTDQTEPPKSIRSVYLRLRNGHSYTFKSPEGVFAFGKADRASLLLIENCILEGQESILDLGCGYGAVGITLKLEHPDLKLHMSDVNTRALTFSKINARDHNILADIRKGDLFSPWEKTSFDSILSNPPIAAGKAVWQRMITEAPEFLNEGGSLQIVAYHNKGGSRLEAIMRETFGNVITATKSGGVRVYVSRKF; encoded by the coding sequence ATGAAGGAAGACTTTCAACATTACTACACAGATCAGACCGAACCGCCGAAAAGCATCCGGTCCGTTTATCTTCGCCTTAGAAACGGCCATTCTTACACATTCAAAAGTCCCGAGGGAGTGTTTGCCTTTGGGAAGGCGGATAGAGCCTCACTCCTGCTAATAGAGAACTGCATTCTTGAAGGTCAGGAGAGCATTCTCGATCTGGGTTGCGGTTACGGCGCGGTAGGCATCACACTCAAGCTGGAACATCCAGATCTGAAGCTCCACATGAGCGATGTCAATACCAGAGCCTTGACCTTTTCGAAAATCAATGCGAGAGATCACAATATTCTAGCGGACATTCGCAAAGGCGACCTCTTCTCTCCCTGGGAAAAGACAAGCTTTGATTCCATTCTTTCAAATCCCCCGATAGCTGCCGGTAAGGCAGTGTGGCAAAGGATGATAACTGAGGCTCCTGAGTTTCTAAATGAGGGAGGCTCACTTCAGATAGTGGCGTACCATAACAAGGGTGGTTCAAGACTTGAAGCGATAATGAGAGAAACATTTGGAAACGTCATAACTGCGACAAAATCCGGCGGTGTTAGGGTCTATGTCTCCAGAAAGTTCTGA
- a CDS encoding ABC transporter ATP-binding protein produces MSPESSDAILLLENLTVKVGDEEILSRFSLDVGPGERIALLGKNGSGKTTLLRVVAGLKKLESGRRMLNGRIGMVFQNPDTVLFGTTVRENLFFPLRLLSISMEESRRRIELFVTEFGFSNIVDRDILTLSGGQRQLVSLAAALISEPSLLLLDEPLSMLDRHDRDMILRTLEEVIPQRTSMLFATNRFSEVLNCERFIILGRKGKLFDGGYRELRNSFTVFEESGMSIPFEIAVSC; encoded by the coding sequence ATGTCTCCAGAAAGTTCTGATGCCATTCTCCTTCTGGAAAACTTAACTGTCAAAGTGGGCGACGAAGAGATACTCTCGAGGTTCAGCCTCGATGTTGGGCCGGGCGAACGCATAGCTCTGCTCGGCAAGAACGGCTCCGGAAAGACTACTTTGCTAAGGGTTGTAGCCGGTTTGAAAAAACTTGAATCGGGAAGAAGAATGTTAAACGGAAGAATTGGAATGGTCTTTCAGAATCCCGACACGGTGCTCTTCGGTACTACTGTTCGGGAGAATCTCTTCTTTCCTCTTCGCTTGCTTTCAATTTCTATGGAAGAGTCGCGTAGAAGGATAGAGCTCTTCGTCACTGAATTCGGCTTCTCAAATATCGTAGATAGGGACATACTGACGCTCTCCGGAGGACAGCGTCAACTGGTTTCGCTTGCGGCCGCTCTCATATCTGAGCCCTCTCTTCTTCTGCTGGATGAACCGTTATCGATGCTGGACCGGCATGATAGAGACATGATTTTACGGACTCTTGAAGAGGTTATTCCGCAGAGGACGTCGATGCTCTTTGCAACTAACAGGTTTTCCGAAGTCCTGAACTGTGAAAGATTCATAATTCTGGGAAGAAAGGGAAAACTCTTCGATGGGGGTTATAGAGAGCTCAGGAATTCCTTTACCGTGTTCGAGGAGTCGGGGATGTCGATCCCCTTCGAGATTGCTGTCTCATGCTGA
- a CDS encoding energy-coupling factor ABC transporter ATP-binding protein — MLTVKEVSFAYKGHGNGSQVSALKRVTFDIADGSFVILTGRTGSGKSTLLQLLCGLIEPDGGEIHCGDGDLSSKSAMIFQYPEDCFFNPTVIEELEFGLKTAGKKGSERLNGITEVIGFDLQKFGSRTPFSLSGGEQRLLAIASMAVLDKAILLLDEPTSGLDDTAVQRVRKLLLSESRLGKTIVVSTHWPAEFMDMATHVMNLEDGSLEYFVTVEEYVESNLHNKQLEEKEKYLLDYYKRFKTFPDNDEELIEFARREKKC, encoded by the coding sequence ATGCTGACTGTTAAAGAAGTTTCCTTTGCCTACAAAGGTCATGGAAACGGGAGTCAAGTTTCCGCCTTGAAGAGGGTCACTTTTGATATTGCGGATGGTTCCTTTGTCATATTGACGGGAAGGACCGGGTCCGGTAAATCTACTCTTCTTCAGCTTCTTTGCGGATTGATTGAACCTGACGGTGGAGAAATTCACTGCGGAGACGGAGATCTCTCTTCGAAAAGTGCAATGATCTTCCAGTACCCCGAGGACTGTTTCTTCAATCCTACGGTAATTGAAGAGTTGGAGTTCGGGCTTAAGACTGCCGGAAAGAAAGGCTCGGAGAGACTGAATGGGATCACCGAAGTAATTGGCTTCGACCTTCAGAAGTTCGGTTCGAGAACTCCCTTTTCACTTTCGGGGGGTGAGCAGAGGCTTCTTGCCATTGCTTCTATGGCCGTGCTTGACAAAGCGATTCTTCTCCTTGATGAACCGACCTCAGGACTGGACGATACAGCCGTGCAACGGGTAAGAAAACTCCTCCTATCTGAGTCCAGGTTAGGTAAGACAATAGTTGTCTCCACACACTGGCCTGCAGAGTTCATGGATATGGCGACCCATGTCATGAATCTAGAAGACGGCAGCCTTGAATATTTCGTTACAGTAGAAGAATATGTCGAAAGCAATCTTCATAATAAGCAGCTTGAAGAGAAGGAGAAGTATCTGTTAGACTACTACAAACGCTTCAAGACTTTTCCCGACAATGATGAAGAGCTGATCGAATTCGCCAGGAGAGAAAAGAAATGCTGA
- a CDS encoding DUF554 domain-containing protein, with amino-acid sequence MLNISVIVNTVAVIIGSILGLLGGRLLKDRYRKVFFSVIGILTMGLGIEMFLDTNSVLVVLGSLIIGGALGEALDIEEKIGRLAGNKRDDENFVKGFITASVLFVAGPMTVIGSLKAGLSGENELIFIKSLMDGISSMMLSAALGEGVLLSAAAVYLVQGGLVSLAGVLSFLQDPLYLGDFSGVGGMMLLALGIRLLEIKEIRVGNFLPALILSPVLTWVSLLFT; translated from the coding sequence ATGCTGAATATATCTGTCATTGTAAACACAGTTGCCGTAATTATAGGTTCTATACTTGGATTGCTCGGCGGAAGACTTCTCAAGGACCGTTATAGAAAGGTTTTCTTCAGTGTCATTGGAATTCTTACTATGGGTCTAGGAATAGAGATGTTTCTAGATACTAACAGCGTTCTCGTTGTTCTTGGAAGTCTTATCATCGGTGGGGCACTGGGAGAAGCTCTTGATATTGAGGAAAAGATCGGCAGGCTTGCCGGAAACAAACGCGATGACGAGAACTTCGTGAAAGGATTCATTACGGCATCAGTCCTTTTCGTTGCGGGACCAATGACCGTAATAGGGTCTCTGAAGGCCGGCCTTTCCGGTGAAAACGAACTTATATTCATCAAGTCGTTGATGGATGGAATTTCCTCTATGATGCTATCCGCAGCGCTAGGTGAGGGTGTACTTCTTTCAGCAGCAGCTGTGTATCTCGTGCAGGGAGGACTCGTCTCTCTTGCAGGAGTGCTTTCCTTCCTCCAGGATCCGCTGTATCTAGGGGACTTTTCTGGAGTGGGCGGTATGATGCTTCTTGCATTGGGAATCAGGCTACTTGAAATAAAAGAAATCAGGGTCGGCAACTTCCTTCCGGCCCTGATACTATCTCCTGTTCTAACCTGGGTCTCTCTTCTCTTTACCTGA
- a CDS encoding thiamine pyrophosphate-dependent enzyme, with product MSYLREVEPAWCPGCGNFPLRMNLASTLEEIGVDKSHFIMVTGIGQAAKMPHYLDINFFNGLHGRSLPVAFAIKAVNPELTVIAESGDGDMYGEGGNHFIHGIRRNFDVTVLIHDNQIYGLTKGQGSPTTRKGQKTSSQLQGVINEPLNPLALAITMDAAFVGRTFIGDKDHFRKVVSAAIKHKGFSVVDIMQPCVTFNKVNTFKYYKDRLYDVHEKDASYDPKDKVKAFEKALEWDEKIPMGILYLNEKPTYHELHPVLKKGVILLKERSSIDVSSELEAFR from the coding sequence ATGAGTTATCTAAGAGAAGTTGAACCTGCATGGTGTCCGGGATGCGGGAACTTTCCCCTCAGAATGAATCTCGCCAGTACCCTGGAGGAGATCGGTGTCGATAAATCTCACTTCATTATGGTGACTGGTATTGGGCAGGCCGCTAAGATGCCTCATTATCTGGATATTAACTTCTTCAACGGTCTCCACGGTAGAAGCCTTCCAGTCGCTTTCGCGATAAAGGCTGTTAATCCCGAACTCACCGTGATTGCGGAATCCGGTGATGGCGACATGTATGGAGAGGGCGGCAACCATTTTATCCACGGCATTAGAAGGAATTTTGATGTCACCGTTTTGATCCACGATAATCAGATTTACGGGCTTACCAAGGGACAGGGCTCTCCAACAACGAGAAAGGGACAGAAGACAAGTTCTCAGCTACAGGGCGTGATTAATGAACCGCTGAATCCCCTTGCGCTGGCTATTACTATGGACGCTGCCTTTGTAGGAAGGACCTTCATCGGAGACAAGGATCACTTTCGAAAAGTGGTTTCGGCTGCGATAAAACACAAAGGCTTCTCCGTGGTCGATATAATGCAGCCATGCGTTACGTTCAACAAGGTAAACACTTTCAAGTACTACAAAGACAGGCTTTACGATGTCCATGAGAAAGATGCGAGTTACGATCCTAAGGACAAAGTTAAGGCCTTTGAAAAGGCGCTAGAATGGGACGAAAAGATACCTATGGGAATCCTGTACCTTAACGAGAAGCCGACATATCATGAGCTTCATCCAGTTCTGAAGAAGGGTGTAATCCTTTTAAAAGAGAGATCGTCGATCGATGTTTCCAGTGAGTTAGAGGCCTTCAGGTAA
- a CDS encoding 2-oxoacid:acceptor oxidoreductase subunit alpha, with amino-acid sequence MKDYVIALSGEAGQGLNTIGDMLALSLFRNGYCIFTDKSYHSRIRGGEYVYRIRVSDSPLYSMRQEFDLIVSLSKSTTISQLQYFHDGTTLIYDSDSNHVNSKDFDFEVKALNFPFRSIAKDAGEPRAQNVVALGGILGLFKVKREIPSKLIEETFSGKEEIIKANLEALKRGYDLSLSIEIPPLDVQEHNYYLMNGTEGTGLGAIAAGCKFLAAYPMTPGTGVMTFLASNAERHRIVVEQAEDEIAAVNMVIGGAFAGARSLVTTSGGGFALMQEGVSLAAMTETPLVMVDAQRPAPATGLPTRTAQEDLLFVVNAGHGEFPKYVVSPRTPKETFELTEKAFYIADKYQIPSIILLTESLVDSSATIEAPIHKEEFLQRFITEGNEEYRRYEITENGISPRAIPGGKATVRVDSDEHDEAGYITEDLEIRSKMVDKRMKKMEGLLGELSAPAKFNLDAPLVLVGWGDSWGAIDEFAMSRKDVGYVHYSEVFPIDQSIREELEGKKLCSIEGNYTGQFATLLRSVTGLQIDHVGRYDGRPISANWIEKSLKKEGMI; translated from the coding sequence GTGAAAGACTATGTAATAGCCCTTTCCGGTGAAGCAGGTCAAGGGCTTAATACGATTGGGGATATGCTTGCGCTAAGTCTCTTCAGAAATGGGTATTGTATCTTCACCGACAAGAGTTATCATTCAAGGATCAGAGGCGGCGAGTACGTGTACCGAATTCGGGTTTCAGACTCTCCGCTTTACTCGATGAGACAGGAGTTCGATCTTATAGTCTCTCTAAGCAAAAGTACGACTATCTCACAGCTCCAGTACTTCCACGATGGAACGACCTTGATATACGATTCTGATTCCAATCACGTAAACTCGAAGGATTTTGATTTTGAAGTCAAAGCTTTGAATTTTCCTTTCAGATCAATAGCCAAAGACGCGGGAGAGCCAAGAGCCCAAAACGTAGTAGCATTGGGTGGAATTCTCGGTCTTTTCAAAGTCAAGAGGGAGATACCCTCGAAACTGATAGAAGAGACCTTCTCCGGAAAAGAGGAGATAATTAAGGCCAATCTCGAAGCGCTGAAGAGAGGTTACGATCTTTCGTTGTCAATCGAGATTCCCCCGCTCGATGTACAGGAGCATAATTACTACCTCATGAATGGAACAGAAGGCACCGGTCTCGGTGCAATCGCTGCGGGATGTAAATTCCTGGCGGCCTATCCAATGACCCCTGGTACCGGTGTGATGACCTTCCTTGCGTCCAACGCCGAAAGACATAGAATTGTAGTTGAACAGGCAGAAGATGAGATTGCCGCAGTGAATATGGTTATAGGAGGCGCCTTTGCAGGTGCACGTTCTCTTGTAACAACATCAGGAGGCGGTTTTGCACTGATGCAGGAGGGTGTGTCTCTGGCCGCAATGACCGAGACCCCACTTGTCATGGTAGACGCTCAGCGGCCCGCACCGGCGACCGGCCTTCCCACAAGAACGGCGCAGGAAGATCTTCTTTTTGTAGTAAATGCAGGTCATGGAGAGTTTCCAAAATATGTGGTCTCGCCGCGCACACCAAAAGAGACATTCGAGCTTACGGAAAAGGCTTTCTATATTGCCGATAAATATCAGATTCCTTCGATTATTCTTCTCACTGAATCGCTAGTAGATTCCTCGGCCACAATAGAGGCTCCCATTCACAAAGAGGAGTTCCTTCAGAGATTTATCACAGAAGGAAATGAGGAATATCGCAGATACGAAATTACGGAGAACGGCATTTCCCCAAGAGCGATACCCGGAGGAAAAGCTACTGTAAGAGTCGATTCCGACGAGCATGATGAGGCAGGATACATTACTGAAGATCTAGAGATCAGAAGTAAAATGGTCGATAAGAGGATGAAAAAGATGGAGGGGTTGCTGGGCGAGTTGTCCGCACCCGCGAAGTTCAACCTGGATGCGCCTCTTGTTCTCGTTGGTTGGGGAGACAGCTGGGGCGCAATAGACGAGTTCGCAATGTCCAGAAAGGATGTCGGCTACGTACACTATTCCGAGGTCTTTCCGATCGACCAATCTATAAGGGAAGAACTGGAAGGGAAGAAGCTCTGCTCCATCGAGGGAAATTACACAGGCCAGTTCGCTACCCTACTGAGATCGGTGACCGGTCTGCAGATCGACCATGTAGGTCGATATGACGGTCGCCCTATAAGCGCAAACTGGATAGAGAAATCTTTGAAGAAGGAGGGGATGATATGA